The nucleotide window GCACTACAGTGTAAATGCTCATGCCGCACGAGCAGCCGTTCATTGGGTGGCAATGAAACCAACAACAGATGGCATCATGATGCCGTAGACAAGAGGGTATCTCAGATGATGTGATAGGTGGCTAGCGTGGCAGAGCGATGATCTGTTCGAAACGGCCTGGCTTGTGATTCGTTCCATTGGGCTCGTTGGGTCCGTACTGCCTGGCGAATTCCTGAAGAAATGCGCTCCAGTGTACTGCGCTGCAGTTGCTGAAACAAGATTAGCCTTGTGGTGCTTCCTGTCACTGGCCTGTCAGTCTACTCGCCTCAGCACTCACACTTTGAATTGGTGAAGAGATAAGTCTGATGGAGCAGACATGTCCTTGCGAAGTAATTTGGCAAGAAGCATAAAGGCACGCAGGCTGGCACTGCCTCTCCGGATCATTTCTTAGGTGTGGCTAACCTGTAACCCGGAGGATGTTTGGGTTGAGATTGCGAAGACTTGCTCCAACTCGACCCAGCACGTCGCATTGTCTAAGTGTATCGACAATTTTGATCAACGTGACAGCTTCGATATGTGTCGTCTCTTCCTACTCTGAATGCCCCGCACCGACCTTCGGCTGTGTCCACTTGTCGCAGTGCGGCTGGTAGTGAGCAGCGTTTGAACTGCCTTCTCACTGGGCTGATTGTGCAGCTCGCGAAATCGTCGCTCCGTCCAGTCAAAGACGTTATCGTACGTAAAGCCCCTAGCCGCGAACAGCCGACGGAAAAGCTGCCGAAGGTACGCATAATCGGGTCGCTCGTTGAGCTCCAGCGATCGAGTGTACTCCATGTAAATGGCGAACTCTCCAGGGAGTCCATCACACAGTGATGCCACCGATATTGCCGCTTTCCGCTCCTTGATGAGATCGTCCTTCTGCTTGTTCGTGGGAGCATTCAGACCCTGCCAAGGCAGTGAGCCCTTGGAGAGATACAACAACACGTAGCCTAACGATTCAAGATCATCGCTCCAAGAATACTCTGTCCAGTGTCAACGCTGAGTTGTTGCCGGGCGCTATACGCATACATACCGCGTCCGTTGTGGCAGTTGAGACTGGCATATCGGGTGGTCCCGGCAAACGAGCGGCCTCCTAGAGCGCCGTGGTGATCGGCATTTGGGAGGTCCCTAGCCAAACCAAAGTCAATGGTATAAAGCACATTCCCTTGTCTCCCTGTTCCCATGAGAAAGTTGTCCGGCTTACTGTCGCCGTGTAGGCGCTTCTTGTCGTGGATATATTTGATTCGAGAGATGGCTTGGTCCGCTAGGAGGAGAACAGTCTTGAGCGAAAACCGCCGGTCGCAGTAGTTGAGCAGGTCTTCGAGGGATGGGCCGAGAAGATCGTGAACTAGGCAGTAATAATCGCCTTCTTGTCCATACCACAAGACTCGAGGTATTCCAGTGCCTCCAGACAGGGCTTTGTACGTTCGCGCTTCGGTTTCGAGGGTGCCAGGATCATCTTTTACATGCATCAGTTTGATCGCAACATGTTCATCCAGCTCGGTGTCGGTTCCTGGCGAAGTCAGCGTTAATCTCACGAAAGGCTTGGCCACTTACCGGCATAGACAAGGCCAAAGCCCCCTTCGCCAATTCGGCGGTTGACCCGGTATCGGCCATGAATGATTATGTCCTGTTAGCAGCCTCAGCAAATCGATGAGTATCGCAGTTGTTTTGGCAGAACAGCATTGACCTTCATCTTCGGTCGTCAGAGCATGCGAGTTGGCAATGCCATCGAACACGGTTGGTGAGGCGGCTGACGGAATGCACGAGGGGCTCGGCAAAAGGTCGGCCCAGGCTCCCTGAATCACATTGTCAGCAGGTCGTTGGATCCAAGAAGCCGCACCGTCGCGTTTTTCGTGTtggccgcgcaggcgcgAAACTCGTCATGCACGGCCCATTCCCTCGACCGATAACTGCTACCAACGGCTACTCAGGCTGACCATGGTGCGACGTGTAACTGTCATCGCCCCCTTGAATGGCAGGTTCAGCGGCTAACGGTTGGCTCAGGCAGCTCGAAGGCACAGCAGGCGGTTGCACCCGTGCGTTCCTGTCCAATGATCCTGCGGTCAGCGCACAACAGCCGGGTCGCATCATAAGGAGCCGGCCACTCGTGACGACCTGGCAGTTCTGCTGTTGCCTCCTTGATTTGAACACCTGGTCGCGACGCTCATGGCGAGTTTGCGCAATCGAAAAAGGCGTGAACGAGACGCTCTCCTGGACGACAAACCGACGAAGAGACCCAAGCTGTCAACGAGAGGCTGTCAAGCCTCCAATTTCTCTCCGTCGTTTTGGGACGACCTGTCCAAGGTTTGGCTCTCGCCTCGTGCACTACGAGAACTCGACCGCCGAAACGACGCACAATATCCGCCCGATCGCACAACGTCTGCTGGGACGGTAACGGCAGATCTCCGTCGATTTGCGCGGGGCGGAGGACCTGATCTTGGTCATCTTCGAGGAGTGCGGTTGAATCAGTTCCTTGTCCTATGGACGTCAGCTAATCATGGCCAGTATCCTGAGGCGAAAGCATCAATAATGGCGTCGAACTCTGTGTCAGCTTCTTCTCAAAGTGGGCGCACACAGTCTACGACGGCCACTACCGCTTCATCCCGAACCAGAAGGTCTTCGGCGTACGATGACGACTTCGAGCAGCATTTGCTTGATAACGGCGTATTCCCTGAAGGATATGAACACCCAGACGGCCGATCAACACCAGAACCCACCAACTTGGATTCCATCCACCAGGCCCTCCTATTCACCAGGGCTTCGCTTTCGCCATCCCGCTTCTCCGAATCGACTTTTCGGGATTTCAAGCGTAAGAACAAAACGAAGTCAGAGGGCACTGTCATGCGTAGCTTGGTCCCTATCATTGCAGGCACCGCCGATATTCCGAACGAAGGTCACCTTCCCTTTACCAACCTCGAATCTTTGACGAAAGAAGCGACAGTTAAGGCTGTGCCGGACTTCTTTGATGGGGCTCACCCAGAGACCATCAATAGAGAAGTTAGCAAAGCCCTAAGCCAGATGATCATACCCACCAAACATTCAggtgtggcggcggcgccgaacTTTTTCCTCGAGGCGAAGGCATCCAAAGGGGGCGCTGACGTGGCACTCAGGCAGGCATGCCTTGATGGAGCATATGGAGCCCGCGCTATGGATGCCCTGCTAAGCTATGGAGAGTCAGAGTCGGCATGCGACGGGCTTGCATACACTTACAGCTCAACCTACCACGACGGCACGCTCAAACTGTACGCTCATCAGGTCCAGGCTTCGGCCAGCTCCGGAGGAAGGCCAGAGTATCACATGACCAAGATACGTGGATTTGACATGACAGACAGTCGCGACACGTTCGTTGCGGGAGCGACCGCATTCAGGAATGCGAGGGACTTGGCGAAGCGGCACCGAGACAATCTGATTCAGGCTGCCAATGCTAAAATTGCCGTGGAGGACGCAGTTGCTACTGATGTCGTTCTTGTAGAGTCCCTCGGCGAGCAAACGGAGCGTGTGGACAGCATTCGAAGTGTACAGTCAACGAGATGGAAAGATGCCCACGATGCACTTCAGAAACAGATCGCCGGTGAAGAACGACAACCCCACTCCGAGGACGACGCAAACAGCCAGCCTTATGTCGCATAACATCTGCGCGCAGAATATTCGTCCGCGGAAGCCGATACTATAATCCGTGCACTAaggtcgagcgcctgcaCGCGTTGTGCTTTGACTTCGTTGAGGTCAAAGCTCAAACACTGGTTGCATATATTGGAACACCAGCCTCAATTACATGGACTCTGCACCACAAAGCAAATCTTTCCTTTGAGTATAAAGGGCAGCACACTGTCGTGCGCTTACAGACAGCTCTTCAAGATAATTCTCATCAATTCACACGATGCCAACTGTGATCCCTGTGCAGCCAATTGTCTGACACCATCCTTTCGTCCACAGTACAAACACGACTCTCCCTCCACCGCGACAACCACATGGCAAAGGTAAGGTAATACTATGACGGAGCAAACTCGCTCGAACGTCATCAAAAAAATATCCCCTTGGAGACGGCCTTGATGCCTTTCGTACTTCGTTCCGTCGGATATGTGACGAGAGCAATCTTTTGCCAGGTCCAAATGCCGTCGAGCGATTTTCTTAAGAAGGTACCCTCGCCACGTCCAATTTCGATGCAAGGCTGCTCTGACCACGATATAGATCTCCAGAATTGTGTCCTCATCCTGCTCTCGGCACGGGGATGCGATTCATCGTTCCGGCTGCCTCCATCTTAAGACCAATCAGACCATACTTGTCTCTTAGTTCGTCCCGGATCGACGCATTCTTCATGAGCTTTTCACCAGACCCAATCGGACCATACCAGACGCGTCACGCGTGTTCGCATATCATCCGCCCGACGGCCTCTGACCGTGGGTTTGCGCGCGTCTGACTCACTAGCCTCGTAAAGGAGATCCGCCTCTTGGCCTGGGTCAACGAAATTTCCTGTCGAATGGTTCTTGTCCTTCATTTCTTCATAAAACGGCAGAAATAAGGCTCCCTCGAAGGGGTCAAGGGGCTGGCGTCGACAGTAACCAGATTAGCGATGCTATCGAACTTGCAGCCTGCGTCCGACGTACAATTGCCGCAGCTTTGTGGCTACCAATGTCGTTTGCGCCATAATATGCACCTTACTACGATGCCTATTTAGGGGAAAGGGAAATTTTCTCGCTCATGCAAGTGAACTCTCAGCGAGTCATCCATTTCTTAGGGGTAAGACGACGTGTACAGCAGGTACAGTGAACGTGGAGCAAGCCTCGACCATTTTGCGGAGCTCGGATACCGTCACCCTGAGTTCAGGATTTGGCTCTAAGGCGCATCGTAATATGTCGTTCATGTCATCAGACAACGGCAATATCGACTTGAGAAACCCCTCTGATCGACTATATTCCCGATAGGCAGAATCCTCGATGGTGGCCACCGCCCAAGGATTAGATCCGCACGTCAAGTTAACCAGGATAATTCCAAGGCTCCACACATCACTAGGTGCGCACATGTAGTAGTGCTGGCCTGTGCTGCGCTTTAGAGACTCTGATGTGGGTACAGAAAGAAATGATCAGCTACTGTAAGAGATTCCACGAGGTAGGGCTTATTCTACGCACCTGGGCTCATATAAAAGCTCGATCCACACCCAAACTCGTCAGACTGTACATCTGAAGTGGCGAGCCCGAAGTCACATAGCTTGACCGTATATCCATGGTCGGTAACTACTATATTTTCTGGCTTGAGATGCCGGTGATAGATTTGAAGGTGATGACAGTGTTCAACAGCTCCGAGGATCTGCAAATAGACCCTCTTAGACAGCTCGTCATGCCCAACGTACTGGTCGTGTTCCGTGATATTAACAAATAGGTCACCTTCAGGGCAGTACTCCAGAATGATAAAGACGCAGTCTGGGTCGTTCACAATCTTGAGTATTGGTATAATATTGGGGTTGCTGAAACCAGGTAGTGGAGGCGAATTTCCCGTTGTTGATTGTCGGCTTGCTCGGGTTCTGCTCCATCGCTAGTAAGCTTGCTCAGGCACTTGACCGCGTAGCGAACTGTTGTGTTAATATCGATAGCTGAATAGACGACGCCATAAGCTCCAGCCCCCAGTATCGTGGTCAAGCGAAGGCGCCCATCAACCAGTCGCCGTAGCCTCCCAACGGCGGTAAAGCAGGACACCGCATGGGTGCTTAGCTGGGAGCGGCTTGACTGATGTGCATGCGTGGTTGTTTTCGTGGTGGCCGTAATTGCGGTGACAGGATCTATGGACATAGCAAAGCCTTGAATGTCGCGTGGTCCAAACAGAGCAAGCCAGACGTTGCTGACTAGTGAAAGAGCAATAAACGAGAAACATGGCCGGGCCTGATCAATGTGGCACGAGCAAGTACCATACTCCAAGGAATTAGGCAGCATTCTCTGTTCCACATGCAACCACTTCGGTATCGCCTTGTTTCCAAATTTCCCTCTGCCGGGGTGCTTCAATCGGCAGCTAGTGCAGCATCATTTGTTACTGGCGATGTTGGTTGCAACCCTGCTTATTTGTGGCCAATCCTTACCACTGAACACGCAACAATGACGTCACAGTCTGTGCAAAAGGAGGACTCAGCTCGTGCAGCGCACCATCACGCTTCTCAATACGCCACTTTTCGTCGAGCTGTATGATGTGCCTTCCAGCAGTACTTAATGGTACATTTCTTTGCTGCCACCTACCACTCTCAGCCGCCATGGAGAAATATCTCATCTATGACAGTGCACTGACTCGGGCCGATCATGTTATTCTGAGGAATCTTGCAAAGAGTATCCGGACTTTCGAGAAGAATAAACTCGACATCTCTACTGGCATCGCCAACTCCAGATGTGCCAGTGACCCGGTCGCCAGATTGCCAGCCGATGGAATCAGCGTTAGCCCGAATGGTATATGCAACACCACGGGCACGGGCAAGAGTTTGGGCAATGACGCTAGCGATCTTACCGAAATCAGATCATTCAACGATCCTACACATCAAGGCTTCGAGCCGAACGTATTTTTGTCTTTAGATCATCATTCTGCATGCTTTCCTCCAACAGTTTGCGAATATGTGCTTCAGCCATACATCCGTTGGGCTCGACAGATCATCCGCCGAGAAACAGACATCCCCATGCTCACATCTAATTCTATATTCGATAACCTCGGCACCAAGCGCACTTGTTCTCTACTGGCACTTCACATACCTGCACGGCCTCTTTCATATTTTAATGCAGCTATACTACATCGGCACTTACACACTCATGATGCATCAACACATCCACATGCGCGGAATTCTGGCGCGGAAATACTCTCGATTAGATCACCTATTTCCCTACTTCACTGACCCTTTGATGGGTCATACGTGGAACAGCTATTTCTATCATCACGTCAAGCATCACCATGTGGAGGGCAACGGGCCGGATGATTTGTCCTCCACGATAAGATATGACCGCGATAATGTTGTCCATTTTCTCCACTATGTTagccgcttcttcttcctgaTATGGCTTGATCTCCCCCTGTACTTCCTTCGCAAGGGTCAGCTTGTCAAGGCAGCCAGAGCCGCGGGATCTGAATTTCTGAGCTACGCATTCTATTGTATGGTGGCTTTGGTCAATGCTAATGCGACAATTTTTGTTTTTATATTGCCTCTATTGTCAGTACGGCTTGGGTTAATGATCGGGAATTGGGGCCAACATGCCTTTGTGGATCCAGACAGCCCGGATTCGGACTTCCGATCAAGTATAACTCTGATTGATGTTACGGTATGTCACCGCAACCTTTGACGCTGAAGTTCAATGCTTACGTATATCAGAGTAATAGATTCTGCTTTAACGATGGCTACCATACATCTCATCATCTCAACCCCATGAGGCATTGGCGCGATCATCCCATTTCCTTCTTGGAACAGAAGAACATCTATGCGACAGAAGGAGCACTCGTGTTCCACAATATCGACTTTCTAATGATAACTTTTCGCCTTTTATGCAAAGACTACCACCATTTGGCCGAACGCCTTGTTCCATTGGGTCAGCAAATTGGCCTTACCATGGGACAGAGAGTCCAGTTGTTGAGAAGGCAGACACGAAAATTTACGGAAGTA belongs to Purpureocillium takamizusanense chromosome 1, complete sequence and includes:
- a CDS encoding uncharacterized protein (COG:S~EggNog:ENOG503Q6XU~TransMembrane:4 (i25-43o49-65i134-153o173-196i)), which encodes MCFSHTSVGLDRSSAEKQTSPCSHLILYSITSAPSALVLYWHFTYLHGLFHILMQLYYIGTYTLMMHQHIHMRGILARKYSRLDHLFPYFTDPLMGHTWNSYFYHHVKHHHVEGNGPDDLSSTIRYDRDNVVHFLHYVSRFFFLIWLDLPLYFLRKGQLVKAARAAGSEFLSYAFYCMVALVNANATIFVFILPLLSVRLGLMIGNWGQHAFVDPDSPDSDFRSSITLIDVTSNRFCFNDGYHTSHHLNPMRHWRDHPISFLEQKNIYATEGALVFHNIDFLMITFRLLCKDYHHLAERLVPLGQQIGLTMGQRVQLLRRQTRKFTEVDIQQKFQRRNAGCG
- a CDS encoding uncharacterized protein (EggNog:ENOG503NXT3), with amino-acid sequence MDALLSYGESESACDGLAYTYSSTYHDGTLKLYAHQVQASASSGGRPEYHMTKIRGFDMTDSRDTFVAGATAFRNARDLAKRHRDNLIQAANAKIAVEDAVATDVVLVESLGEQTERVDSIRSVQSTRWKDAHDALQKQIAGEERQPHSEDDANSQPYVA
- a CDS encoding Non-specific serine/threonine protein kinase (COG:T~EggNog:ENOG503NUPD), with amino-acid sequence MKDIIIHGRYRVNRRIGEGGFGLVYAGTDTELDEHVAIKLMHVKDDPGTLETEARTYKALSGGTGIPRVLWYGQEGDYYCLVHDLLGPSLEDLLNYCDRRFSLKTVLLLADQAISRIKYIHDKKRLHGDSKPDNFLMGTGRQGNVLYTIDFGLARDLPNADHHGALGGRSFAGTTRYASLNCHNGREYSWSDDLESLGYVLLYLSKGSLPWQGLNAPTNKQKDDLIKERKAAISVASLCDGLPGEFAIYMEYTRSLELNERPDYAYLRQLFRRLFAARGFTYDNVFDWTERRFRELHNQPSEKAVQTLLTTSRTATSGHSRRSVRGIQSRKRRHISKLSR